Proteins co-encoded in one Prescottella sp. R16 genomic window:
- a CDS encoding thioesterase family protein, which translates to MSDQAYYVPLSAGTDGVERFASTPLTASTWADTMQHGAPPSALLVRALERCAQRPDTRLTRVVVEILGPVPIDDIEVRSWVERPGKRIELVVAELWATGPDGAARAVARGTGWRMQTVDTTAVVHTADPMLAPVSAGHELPMEGPFWGSGFVTSLDWRWLADIGCEGPGQVWVRPNPVLVEGESLTPIQRLFSVVDVSNGVGAKIRPDEWTFLNTDLTVHLFRVPDGEWIGLSSETSYGPDGVGMCAGVVYDETGAVGRISQTVQVRAR; encoded by the coding sequence GTGAGTGACCAGGCGTACTACGTTCCGCTCTCCGCGGGAACGGACGGGGTGGAACGGTTCGCGTCGACGCCGCTGACCGCGAGTACGTGGGCGGACACGATGCAGCACGGGGCGCCTCCGTCGGCGCTGCTGGTACGGGCGTTGGAGCGGTGCGCGCAGCGCCCGGACACCCGGCTGACACGGGTCGTGGTGGAGATCCTGGGTCCGGTGCCGATCGACGACATCGAGGTGCGGTCGTGGGTGGAGCGGCCCGGTAAACGCATCGAGCTGGTGGTGGCGGAGTTGTGGGCGACGGGCCCGGACGGTGCGGCGCGTGCGGTCGCCCGCGGTACCGGCTGGCGGATGCAGACCGTCGACACGACTGCCGTGGTGCACACGGCGGATCCGATGCTCGCGCCCGTGTCGGCCGGTCACGAGCTGCCGATGGAGGGGCCGTTCTGGGGGTCGGGGTTCGTGACGTCCCTGGACTGGCGGTGGCTCGCCGACATCGGCTGCGAGGGCCCCGGGCAGGTGTGGGTGCGGCCGAATCCGGTTCTGGTGGAGGGCGAGTCGCTCACCCCGATCCAGCGACTGTTCTCGGTGGTGGACGTCTCCAACGGCGTCGGCGCGAAGATCCGTCCGGACGAGTGGACGTTCCTCAACACCGATCTGACGGTGCACCTGTTCCGGGTGCCGGACGGCGAGTGGATCGGGTTGTCGTCGGAGACGTCGTACGGCCCGGACGGGGTCGGCATGTGCGCGGGCGTCGTCTACGACGAGACGGGCGCGGTGGGCCGCATCAGCCAGACGGTGCAGGTCCGGGCACGCTGA
- a CDS encoding tRNA (adenine-N1)-methyltransferase, with the protein MASGGLGRSGPFEVGDRVQLTDAKGRKYTVVLEPGKEFHTHRGGILHDALIGTDEGSVVTSTNGTPYLALRPLLTDYVLSMPRGAQVIYPKDAAQIVHEGDIFPGARVLEAGAGSGALTCSLLRAVGPTGHVASWEIREDHAEHAVRNVETFFGAKPDNWDLTLGDLADYDADVNGPVDRVVLDMLAPWDVLPAVSKALVPGGVLVVYVATTTQLSKVVEAMREQECWTEPRSWESMVRGWHVVGLAVRPEHRMQGHTAFLVTARRLAEGTVTPKPQRRPSKG; encoded by the coding sequence ATGGCGTCAGGCGGACTGGGACGAAGCGGACCTTTCGAGGTCGGTGATCGCGTCCAACTCACCGATGCCAAGGGGCGCAAGTACACCGTCGTCCTCGAACCGGGCAAGGAATTCCACACGCACCGCGGCGGCATCCTCCACGACGCCCTCATCGGCACCGACGAGGGCAGCGTCGTCACCTCCACCAACGGCACCCCGTACCTGGCGTTGCGGCCGCTGCTCACCGACTACGTGCTGTCCATGCCGCGTGGCGCCCAGGTCATCTACCCCAAGGACGCCGCCCAGATCGTCCACGAAGGCGACATCTTCCCCGGCGCCCGCGTCCTCGAGGCCGGTGCCGGCTCCGGCGCCCTCACCTGCTCGCTGCTGCGCGCCGTCGGCCCCACCGGACACGTCGCGTCGTGGGAGATCCGCGAGGACCACGCCGAGCACGCCGTCCGGAACGTCGAAACGTTCTTCGGCGCCAAGCCGGACAACTGGGATCTCACCCTCGGTGACCTCGCCGACTACGACGCCGACGTGAACGGCCCCGTCGACCGGGTCGTGCTCGACATGCTCGCCCCGTGGGACGTGCTGCCCGCCGTCTCCAAGGCCCTCGTCCCCGGCGGTGTCCTCGTCGTCTACGTCGCCACCACCACACAGCTGTCCAAGGTCGTCGAGGCCATGCGCGAACAGGAATGCTGGACCGAACCCCGCTCCTGGGAATCGATGGTCCGCGGCTGGCACGTCGTCGGACTCGCCGTCCGCCCCGAACACCGCATGCAGGGCCACACCGCCTTCCTGGTGACCGCCCGCCGCCTCGCCGAAGGCACCGTCACCCCCAAACCGCAGCGCCGCCCCAGCAAGGGCTGA
- a CDS encoding nuclear transport factor 2 family protein, which translates to MIIRKSLVAAGVLVAALGMTACGSDDSTDTTASSTTAATTSASSTSAATDTDAAPSKDVLQQQLTVFFDPATTVEQKEAVVERGTDRAALVEQFNGVLAGYPLTATVTEVKTDGGTVTAVTDIAGPHGGAPVPVTFTEVNGTWVISDASTCEIFGMGRVSCA; encoded by the coding sequence GTGATCATCCGCAAGTCCCTCGTCGCCGCCGGCGTCCTCGTCGCCGCACTCGGCATGACCGCGTGCGGCTCCGACGACTCCACCGACACGACCGCATCGTCGACGACCGCGGCCACCACCTCCGCGAGCAGCACCTCCGCGGCCACCGACACGGACGCAGCACCCTCGAAGGACGTCCTGCAGCAGCAGCTCACCGTCTTCTTCGACCCCGCCACCACGGTCGAGCAGAAGGAAGCCGTCGTCGAACGCGGCACCGACCGGGCCGCCCTGGTCGAGCAGTTCAACGGGGTCCTCGCCGGCTACCCGCTCACCGCCACCGTCACCGAGGTGAAGACCGACGGCGGCACCGTCACCGCCGTGACCGACATCGCCGGCCCCCACGGCGGCGCCCCCGTCCCCGTCACCTTCACCGAAGTGAACGGCACCTGGGTCATCTCCGACGCCAGCACCTGCGAAATCTTCGGCATGGGCCGGGTGAGCTGCGCCTGA
- the arc gene encoding proteasome ATPase translates to MNPTENPDPIAAARELDALKAEAAALRRQLAGSPDAVRDLESRVESLTVRNGKLMETLKEARQQLIALREEVDRLGQPPSGYGVLLAVHDDQTVDVFTSGRKMRLTCSPNIETDTLSMGQTVRLNEALTIVEATDFEQIGEICALREVLDDGRRALVVGHADEERVVWLAAPLAEIAVEDVVVDPDSPSRRLRPGDSLLVDTKAGYAYERIPKAEVEDLVLEEVPDVGYEDIGGLGRQIEQIRDAVELPFLHKDLFHEYELRPPKGVLLYGPPGCGKTLIAKAVANSLAKKIAESRGQDSKEAKSYFLNIKGPELLNKFVGETERHIRMIFQRAREKASEGTPVIVFFDEMDSIFRTRGSGVSSDVETTVVPQLLSEIDGVEGLENVIVIGASNREDMIDPAILRPGRLDVKIKIERPDAESAQDIFSKYLTEQLPLHADDLAEFHGDRAACIKAMIVRVVDRMYAESDDNRFLEVTYANGDKEVLFFKDFNSGAMIQNIVDRAKKYAIKSVLETGSPGLRVQHVFDSIVDEFSENEDLPNTTNPDDWARISGKKGERIVYIRTLVTGKNASASRAIDTESNTGQYL, encoded by the coding sequence ATGAACCCGACAGAGAACCCGGATCCGATTGCGGCGGCACGTGAACTCGACGCGTTGAAGGCGGAGGCGGCGGCGCTGCGCAGGCAGCTTGCCGGGTCGCCGGATGCGGTGCGCGATCTCGAGTCCCGTGTGGAGTCGTTGACGGTCCGCAACGGCAAACTCATGGAAACCCTCAAGGAAGCGCGGCAGCAGCTCATCGCGTTGAGGGAAGAGGTCGACCGCCTCGGCCAGCCGCCGAGCGGGTACGGCGTCCTGCTGGCCGTCCACGACGACCAGACGGTCGACGTGTTCACGTCGGGTCGCAAGATGCGGCTCACGTGCTCGCCGAACATCGAGACCGACACGCTCTCGATGGGGCAGACCGTGCGGCTGAACGAGGCGCTGACGATCGTCGAGGCCACCGATTTCGAGCAGATCGGTGAGATCTGTGCGCTGCGTGAGGTTCTCGACGACGGCAGACGGGCCCTGGTTGTGGGGCACGCCGACGAGGAGCGGGTCGTGTGGCTCGCGGCGCCGCTCGCGGAGATCGCCGTCGAGGACGTCGTCGTGGATCCGGATTCGCCGTCGCGGCGGCTGCGGCCCGGTGACTCCCTGCTGGTCGACACCAAGGCCGGGTACGCGTACGAGCGGATCCCCAAGGCCGAGGTCGAGGATCTGGTGCTCGAGGAGGTTCCGGACGTCGGCTACGAGGACATCGGCGGCCTGGGTCGGCAGATCGAGCAGATCCGGGACGCGGTGGAACTGCCGTTCCTGCACAAGGATCTGTTCCACGAGTACGAGCTGCGCCCGCCGAAGGGCGTGCTGTTGTACGGGCCGCCGGGCTGCGGGAAGACGCTGATCGCGAAGGCGGTCGCGAACTCGCTCGCCAAGAAGATCGCCGAATCGCGGGGACAGGACAGCAAGGAGGCCAAGTCCTACTTCCTCAACATCAAGGGCCCGGAGCTGCTGAACAAGTTCGTCGGCGAAACCGAGCGGCACATCCGGATGATCTTCCAGCGGGCGCGGGAGAAGGCGTCCGAGGGCACCCCGGTGATCGTGTTCTTCGACGAGATGGACTCGATCTTCCGGACCAGGGGGTCCGGTGTCTCCTCGGATGTGGAGACCACGGTGGTCCCGCAGCTGCTCAGTGAGATCGACGGTGTCGAGGGCCTCGAGAACGTCATCGTGATCGGTGCGTCCAACCGTGAGGACATGATCGATCCGGCGATCCTGCGGCCCGGACGCCTCGACGTGAAGATCAAGATCGAACGCCCGGACGCCGAGTCGGCGCAGGACATCTTCTCGAAGTACCTCACCGAGCAGCTGCCGCTGCACGCCGACGACCTCGCCGAGTTCCACGGTGATCGGGCGGCCTGCATCAAGGCGATGATCGTGCGGGTCGTCGACCGGATGTACGCCGAGAGCGACGACAACCGGTTCCTCGAGGTCACGTACGCCAACGGCGACAAGGAGGTCCTGTTCTTCAAGGACTTCAACTCGGGCGCGATGATCCAGAACATCGTGGACCGGGCCAAGAAGTACGCCATCAAGTCGGTGCTCGAGACGGGGTCGCCGGGACTGCGGGTGCAGCACGTGTTCGATTCGATCGTCGACGAGTTCTCCGAGAACGAGGATCTGCCGAACACCACCAACCCGGACGACTGGGCGCGGATCTCCGGTAAGAAGGGGGAACGGATCGTCTACATCCGCACCCTGGTGACCGGGAAGAACGCGAGCGCGAGCCGCGCAATCGACACCGAATCGAACACCGGCCAGTACCTGTAG
- a CDS encoding NUDIX domain-containing protein: MDEVVAVYDEHGTPTGTALRSRVYEEGLWHASAGVLLRSIDGTRLYVHRRSPAKAVFGGMHDCLAGGVVDPGETPEQAARRELEEELGVTGVALTPLARIAWDGTWDGAPLRCHLFAFEARYDGPIRHQATEIVDGWWWTDGQLHEHLQDPRWPFVPDTRILLAGLV; the protein is encoded by the coding sequence ATGGACGAAGTGGTGGCGGTCTACGACGAACACGGCACACCCACGGGTACTGCGCTGCGTTCCCGCGTGTACGAGGAGGGGTTGTGGCACGCGAGCGCCGGGGTGCTGCTGCGCTCGATCGACGGCACCCGCCTCTACGTGCACCGGCGCTCCCCCGCCAAGGCGGTGTTCGGGGGCATGCACGACTGCCTCGCCGGCGGTGTCGTCGACCCCGGGGAGACGCCGGAACAGGCGGCCCGCCGCGAACTCGAGGAGGAGCTCGGGGTCACCGGGGTGGCGTTGACGCCGCTGGCGCGGATCGCGTGGGACGGCACGTGGGACGGCGCGCCGCTGCGCTGCCACCTGTTCGCGTTCGAGGCCCGCTACGACGGCCCGATCCGCCACCAGGCCACCGAGATCGTCGACGGCTGGTGGTGGACGGACGGGCAGCTGCACGAACACCTGCAGGACCCGCGGTGGCCGTTCGTGCCGGACACGCGGATCCTGCTGGCGGGACTCGTCTGA
- a CDS encoding MerR family transcriptional regulator, whose protein sequence is MLIGEVSRRSGVSTRMLRHYDRLGLVTPTGRTTGGYREYAPDDVRRLFHVESLRTLGLSLQEVGRALDEPGFVPADLVRDLVRHTRRRIAAEEELLARLEHVDAAAPTGWDEVLGVVTLLRALDSESSAHRQQAVLTSTGAVPAPAIVEAALAENDLNVAGALRWSLARTAGHGLGELSAGLASESAEIRRRAVDTIADLRTAEATDLLHLVLDDPDDTVRTRAAILLGGRGGVDAVPVLVASIVAGHNDVEAAETLGLLTAVAIPAADVVATLQHALDASADPSVRLRITQAFAEIPGAAAAEALTRLTRDGDRTIAATAAAILALLQR, encoded by the coding sequence ATGTTGATCGGGGAAGTCTCGCGGCGGTCCGGTGTCAGCACCCGGATGCTGCGCCACTACGACCGGCTGGGCCTGGTGACCCCGACCGGCCGTACCACCGGCGGCTACCGCGAGTACGCCCCCGACGACGTCCGGCGCCTGTTCCACGTCGAGAGCCTGCGCACCCTCGGCCTGTCCCTGCAGGAAGTGGGCCGGGCTCTCGACGAACCGGGGTTCGTGCCGGCGGACCTGGTGCGGGACCTGGTCCGGCACACCCGGCGCCGCATCGCCGCCGAGGAGGAACTCCTCGCCCGGCTCGAGCACGTCGACGCTGCGGCACCCACCGGCTGGGACGAGGTTCTCGGCGTCGTCACGTTGCTGCGGGCCCTCGACTCCGAGTCCTCGGCACACCGGCAGCAGGCAGTGCTCACCTCGACCGGGGCGGTGCCGGCACCGGCGATCGTCGAGGCGGCGCTCGCCGAGAACGATCTCAACGTCGCCGGGGCGCTGCGCTGGTCGCTGGCGAGGACGGCGGGGCACGGGCTCGGGGAACTGTCGGCCGGTCTCGCGTCGGAGTCCGCCGAGATCCGTCGGCGGGCCGTCGACACGATCGCGGACCTGCGCACCGCGGAGGCGACGGACCTGCTGCACCTCGTCCTCGACGACCCCGACGACACGGTCCGCACCCGGGCCGCGATCCTCCTCGGCGGCCGCGGGGGCGTCGACGCGGTCCCGGTTCTCGTCGCGTCGATCGTCGCGGGCCACAACGACGTCGAGGCCGCCGAGACACTGGGGCTGCTGACGGCGGTCGCGATCCCCGCCGCCGACGTCGTCGCCACACTGCAGCACGCCCTCGACGCGAGCGCCGATCCGTCCGTGCGGCTGCGGATCACGCAGGCCTTCGCCGAGATTCCCGGTGCCGCGGCCGCGGAGGCGCTCACCCGCCTCACCCGGGACGGCGACCGCACGATCGCGGCCACCGCAGCCGCGATTCTGGCCTTGCTGCAACGATGA
- a CDS encoding HEAT repeat domain-containing protein gives MTTTLDALGANDPSIRLRAALAVGTDPDPALLDALVGRCAVEPDFYVRDMLTWALTRLPAADTAARLLRELDSELPQARSQALHTLSKIGDRSTAPAVAALLHDPHDEVARSAWRAAVALVSDGDEAALATELAAELGRGDHDLQRSLSRALVALGEESVPILDAAAAAGSPARRAHAEATLRLHSDPDSAFTLSVEAAKRVAMIGSDQ, from the coding sequence ATGACCACGACACTCGACGCACTCGGCGCGAACGACCCGTCGATCCGGCTGCGCGCCGCTCTCGCCGTCGGAACCGACCCCGACCCCGCCCTTCTCGACGCCCTGGTGGGACGCTGCGCCGTCGAACCGGATTTCTACGTCCGCGACATGCTCACCTGGGCGCTGACCCGGCTACCGGCCGCGGACACGGCGGCGCGGCTGCTCCGGGAACTCGACTCGGAGCTGCCGCAGGCCCGCAGTCAGGCGCTGCACACCCTGTCGAAGATCGGTGACCGGAGCACGGCGCCTGCGGTGGCGGCACTCCTGCACGACCCGCACGACGAGGTCGCCCGCAGCGCGTGGCGGGCGGCCGTCGCACTGGTCTCGGACGGCGACGAGGCCGCTCTCGCGACCGAGCTGGCAGCCGAACTCGGACGCGGCGACCACGACCTGCAGCGCAGCCTGAGCCGCGCGCTCGTCGCGCTCGGGGAGGAGTCCGTGCCGATACTGGACGCAGCGGCTGCCGCCGGCAGTCCCGCCCGGCGGGCGCACGCCGAGGCGACACTGCGGCTGCACAGCGACCCGGACAGCGCGTTCACCCTGTCCGTGGAGGCGGCGAAGCGGGTCGCGATGATCGGATCGGACCAGTAG
- a CDS encoding nitroreductase family deazaflavin-dependent oxidoreductase → MPLPRSLARANRAGLNRVTVHVAGRLPGFALMHHRGRRSGRTYTTPVNAFRIGNGYRFALTYGPDSDWVRNVLAAGECDVTVRGRVVHLTDPRLETDRDARWAPAPVAAVLRRIGADRYLQCRIAGP, encoded by the coding sequence ATGCCCCTTCCACGTTCCCTGGCCCGCGCCAACCGGGCCGGACTCAACCGCGTGACCGTGCACGTCGCGGGACGGCTGCCGGGCTTCGCACTGATGCATCATCGCGGCCGCAGATCCGGGCGCACGTACACCACACCGGTCAACGCGTTCCGTATCGGCAACGGATACCGGTTCGCGCTCACGTACGGCCCGGACAGCGACTGGGTACGCAACGTCCTCGCGGCGGGCGAGTGCGATGTGACGGTCCGCGGCCGTGTCGTCCACCTGACGGATCCGCGGCTCGAGACGGACCGGGACGCGCGCTGGGCGCCGGCCCCGGTTGCGGCGGTGCTCCGCCGAATCGGCGCCGACCGGTACCTGCAGTGCCGGATCGCCGGGCCCTGA
- the dop gene encoding depupylase/deamidase Dop yields MQRIIGIEVEYGISSPSDPSANPILTSTQAVLAYAAAAGVPRAKRTRWDYEVESPLRDARGFDLGRTNGPAPVIDADEIGAANMILTNGARLYVDHAHPEYSAPEVTDPLDAVIWDKAGERVMEAAARHASSVPGAPRLQLYKNNIDGKGASYGTHENYLMARDTPFSAVVAGLTPFFASRQVICGSGRVGIGQSGDEEGFQLSQRSDYIEVEVGLETTLKRGIINTRDEPHADADKYRRLHVIIGDANLAEMSTYLKVGTTALVLDLIEAGVDLTDLQLARPVTAVHHISHDPTLRATVALVDGRELTGLALQRIYLDRVAAHLARRGDDDPRAADIVEKWAMVLDLLERDPMECSHLLDWPAKLRLMEGFRSREGLAWSAPKLHMLDLQYSDVRLDKGLYNRLVARGSMERLVTEQQILDAVHTPPSDTRAFFRGECLRRFGADIAAASWDSVIFDLGGESLVRIPTLEPLRGSRAHVGRLLDSVNSAAELVDQLTN; encoded by the coding sequence ATGCAGCGGATCATCGGTATCGAGGTCGAGTACGGAATCTCCTCGCCCAGCGACCCTTCGGCGAATCCGATTCTGACGTCCACACAGGCCGTGCTCGCGTATGCGGCCGCGGCGGGGGTGCCCCGCGCCAAGCGCACCCGGTGGGACTACGAGGTGGAGTCGCCACTGCGGGACGCGCGCGGGTTCGACCTGGGGCGCACCAACGGCCCTGCGCCGGTGATCGACGCCGACGAGATCGGCGCCGCCAACATGATTCTCACCAACGGTGCCCGGCTGTACGTCGACCACGCGCACCCGGAGTATTCGGCGCCGGAGGTGACCGATCCGCTCGACGCGGTGATCTGGGACAAGGCGGGGGAGCGGGTGATGGAGGCCGCGGCCCGGCACGCGTCCAGCGTTCCCGGCGCGCCACGCCTGCAGTTGTACAAGAACAACATCGACGGCAAGGGCGCGTCGTACGGCACCCACGAGAACTATCTGATGGCACGGGACACCCCGTTCTCGGCGGTGGTGGCGGGACTGACGCCGTTCTTCGCGTCCCGGCAGGTGATCTGCGGGTCCGGCCGGGTGGGGATCGGCCAGTCCGGGGACGAGGAGGGCTTCCAGCTGTCGCAGCGCTCCGACTACATCGAGGTCGAGGTGGGTCTCGAGACGACCCTCAAGCGCGGCATCATCAACACCCGCGACGAACCGCACGCCGACGCCGACAAGTACCGCCGGCTGCACGTCATCATCGGGGACGCGAACCTGGCGGAGATGTCGACGTACCTCAAGGTGGGGACGACGGCGCTCGTGCTCGATCTGATCGAGGCCGGTGTCGATCTGACCGATCTGCAGCTGGCCCGCCCGGTCACCGCCGTCCACCACATCAGCCACGATCCGACGCTGCGTGCCACGGTGGCACTCGTCGACGGCCGGGAACTGACCGGTCTTGCGCTGCAGCGCATCTATCTGGACCGGGTTGCCGCGCACCTCGCCCGCCGCGGTGACGACGATCCGCGGGCCGCCGACATCGTCGAGAAGTGGGCGATGGTCCTCGACCTGCTCGAACGCGATCCGATGGAGTGCTCGCACCTGCTCGACTGGCCCGCGAAACTGCGGCTGATGGAGGGGTTCCGGAGCCGCGAGGGGCTGGCGTGGTCGGCCCCGAAGCTGCACATGCTCGACCTGCAGTACTCCGACGTGCGCCTGGACAAGGGCCTCTACAACCGTCTCGTCGCCCGCGGATCGATGGAGCGTCTGGTCACCGAACAGCAGATCCTCGACGCCGTGCACACGCCGCCGTCGGACACCCGGGCGTTCTTCCGTGGGGAGTGCCTGCGCCGGTTCGGCGCCGACATCGCGGCCGCCAGCTGGGACTCGGTGATCTTCGATCTGGGGGGCGAGTCCCTGGTCCGCATCCCGACACTCGAACCGTTGCGGGGCAGTCGCGCTCACGTCGGGAGACTGCTGGATTCGGTGAATTCGGCGGCTGAACTGGTCGATCAGCTCACGAACTGA
- a CDS encoding ubiquitin-like protein Pup, whose translation MAQEQTKRAGGGDDDSEIGDGAAGQERREKLAEDTDDLLDEIDDVLEENAEDFVRAYVQKGGQ comes from the coding sequence ATGGCGCAGGAGCAGACCAAGCGTGCCGGTGGTGGCGACGACGATTCCGAGATCGGCGACGGGGCGGCCGGGCAGGAGCGTCGTGAGAAGTTGGCGGAGGACACCGACGATCTGCTCGACGAGATCGACGATGTGCTCGAGGAGAACGCCGAGGACTTCGTGCGCGCCTACGTCCAGAAGGGCGGCCAGTGA
- the prcB gene encoding proteasome subunit beta — translation MRADRAGVPSGSDGFGSGGLTYGSTLSSFTEHLRVHAPELLPGNRIDMGAGSAAGGVDIAPHGTTIVALTFAGGVLIAGDRRATMGNLIASRDVEKVFVTDDYSAAGIAGTAGVAIELVRLFAVELEHYEKIEGVQLTFDGKANRLSSMVRGNLGAAMQGLAVVPLLVGYDLDAADAQRAGRIVSYDVVGGRYEERAGYHAVGSGSLFAKASLKKLYREGADEDSALRMAVEALYDAADDDSATGGPDLVRSIYPTAVVITSAGAVYVPAERTAELARTVLADRTEEGRTPR, via the coding sequence GTGAGGGCGGATCGCGCAGGGGTGCCGTCGGGTTCGGACGGCTTCGGCAGCGGCGGGTTGACGTACGGGTCGACGCTGTCGTCGTTCACCGAGCACCTGCGCGTCCACGCGCCGGAGCTGTTGCCGGGTAATCGGATCGACATGGGTGCCGGATCCGCTGCCGGAGGCGTCGACATCGCCCCGCACGGGACGACGATCGTGGCGCTCACGTTCGCCGGGGGTGTCCTCATCGCCGGTGACCGGCGGGCCACGATGGGCAATCTCATCGCCAGCCGGGACGTCGAGAAGGTGTTCGTCACCGACGACTATTCGGCGGCCGGGATCGCCGGTACCGCGGGTGTCGCCATCGAACTGGTGCGGCTGTTCGCCGTCGAACTCGAACACTACGAGAAGATCGAGGGCGTCCAGCTCACGTTCGACGGCAAGGCCAACCGGTTGTCGTCGATGGTGCGTGGCAACCTCGGGGCCGCGATGCAGGGGCTGGCGGTCGTGCCGCTGCTGGTCGGGTACGACCTCGACGCAGCGGACGCGCAGCGGGCCGGGCGCATCGTGTCCTACGACGTGGTCGGTGGCCGCTACGAGGAGCGGGCCGGATATCACGCCGTCGGGTCGGGGTCGCTGTTCGCGAAGGCGTCGCTCAAGAAGCTGTATCGGGAAGGCGCCGACGAGGATTCGGCGCTGCGGATGGCGGTCGAGGCCCTGTACGACGCCGCCGACGACGATTCCGCGACCGGAGGGCCGGACCTGGTCCGCTCGATCTACCCGACGGCGGTGGTGATCACCTCCGCGGGTGCGGTCTACGTGCCGGCCGAGCGTACGGCCGAGTTGGCGCGCACGGTGCTCGCCGACCGCACCGAGGAAGGACGCACGCCACGATGA
- the prcA gene encoding proteasome subunit alpha gives MTLPYYASAEQIMRDRSELARKGIARGRSVIVLTFADGVLFVAENPSTALHKVSELYDRLGFAAVGKYNEFENLRRAGIVHADMRGYSYDRRDVTGRSLANGYAQTLGTIFTEQPKPYEVEICVAEVGPHGTAPHAQLYRITYDGSIVDEQQFVVMGGTTDPIASALRASYRPGMELTEAVTVAVRALQDGTGTETERRVLGVSGLEVAVLDQSRPRRAFRRISGDALEALLPAEPAATEGDSGPATEPESGTAPSDGDA, from the coding sequence ATGACGCTGCCGTACTACGCTTCCGCCGAGCAGATCATGCGCGATCGCTCGGAGCTGGCGCGCAAGGGAATTGCGCGGGGCCGCAGCGTCATCGTGCTCACGTTCGCCGACGGGGTGCTGTTCGTGGCGGAGAACCCGTCGACGGCCCTGCACAAGGTCAGCGAGCTGTACGACCGGCTCGGTTTCGCGGCCGTCGGCAAGTACAACGAGTTCGAGAACCTGCGCCGCGCGGGCATCGTGCATGCGGACATGCGCGGCTACTCGTACGACAGGCGAGACGTGACCGGTCGTTCGCTGGCCAACGGGTACGCGCAGACGCTCGGCACCATCTTCACCGAGCAGCCCAAACCGTACGAGGTGGAGATCTGCGTCGCCGAGGTGGGCCCGCACGGTACCGCGCCGCACGCACAGCTGTATCGCATCACGTACGACGGGTCGATCGTCGACGAACAGCAGTTCGTCGTCATGGGCGGCACCACCGACCCGATCGCGAGTGCCCTGCGCGCGTCGTACCGGCCGGGGATGGAGTTGACCGAGGCGGTCACGGTCGCGGTCCGGGCCCTGCAGGACGGCACCGGAACCGAGACGGAGCGACGCGTACTGGGCGTGTCGGGCCTCGAGGTGGCGGTGCTCGACCAGTCCCGTCCGCGGCGCGCGTTCCGCCGGATCTCCGGTGACGCCCTCGAGGCGCTGCTGCCGGCCGAGCCCGCGGCGACCGAGGGCGATTCCGGTCCGGCCACCGAACCCGAATCGGGTACGGCGCCGTCCGACGGCGACGCCTAG